The proteins below are encoded in one region of Amycolatopsis acidiphila:
- a CDS encoding ABC transporter substrate-binding protein, giving the protein MRGVAIFLVVALGLVTACNGSDGGEQSTRGAALERSELRVGVGNPIDTAPLRMAVADGSFARDGLHVDLVEDADPRAGLNGLSTGKLDVAFATDVALFTAAAHGTALQLQGEAYTSAPYTMALVTLPGSTYTDLVGRKAPKIAVNQENDLGTLAARSMFATAGGDPTKIRFVTRSYDQMPAALRDGSADAALMTEPFITKAQQNLGARVLADSSRGATMDFPVSAYAATGLFAQANVHTLAAFREVLADAQQRAADQSVVRQALPRIAGVDETTAALVALGQYPTSLNGVRLQRVADLMHNTGMLADRLDVPSLLPKSDT; this is encoded by the coding sequence ATGCGAGGAGTAGCGATCTTCCTGGTCGTGGCTCTCGGTCTGGTCACTGCCTGCAACGGCTCGGACGGCGGAGAGCAGTCGACACGGGGAGCCGCGCTGGAGCGCTCGGAACTGCGCGTGGGCGTGGGCAACCCGATCGATACCGCCCCGCTGCGGATGGCCGTCGCGGACGGCTCGTTCGCCCGCGACGGGCTGCACGTCGACCTGGTCGAGGACGCGGACCCGCGGGCCGGCCTGAACGGGCTGTCGACCGGGAAACTCGATGTGGCGTTCGCCACTGACGTGGCCTTGTTCACCGCGGCGGCGCACGGCACGGCGCTGCAGCTTCAAGGCGAGGCCTACACCTCGGCGCCCTACACGATGGCCCTGGTGACGCTGCCCGGCTCGACGTACACGGACCTGGTGGGCCGGAAGGCGCCGAAGATCGCGGTGAACCAGGAGAACGACCTGGGCACCCTCGCGGCGCGCTCGATGTTCGCCACCGCGGGCGGCGATCCGACGAAGATCAGGTTCGTCACGCGTTCCTACGACCAGATGCCTGCGGCGCTGCGGGACGGCTCGGCGGACGCGGCGCTGATGACGGAGCCGTTCATCACGAAGGCCCAGCAGAACCTGGGCGCCCGGGTGCTGGCGGACTCCTCCCGCGGCGCGACGATGGACTTCCCGGTCTCGGCGTACGCGGCGACCGGGCTCTTCGCGCAGGCCAACGTGCACACCCTCGCCGCCTTCCGCGAGGTCCTCGCCGACGCCCAGCAGCGGGCGGCGGACCAGTCCGTGGTCCGGCAGGCGCTGCCGAGGATCGCGGGCGTCGACGAGACCACCGCGGCACTGGTCGCGCTGGGCCAGTACCCGACCTCGCTCAACGGCGTCCGCCTGCAGCGGGTGGCCGACCTGATGCACAACACGGGGATGCTCGCCGACCGGCTCGACGTGCCGTCACTGCTGCCGAAGTCCGACACCTGA
- a CDS encoding DNA repair helicase XPB, producing MTDGPLIVQSDKTVLLEVDHGQAEDARIAIAPFAELERAPEHVHTYRITPLALWNARAAGHDAEQVVHALTSYSRFPVPQPLLIDIVDTMGRFGRLQITNHPAHGLVMATTDRAVLEEVLRNKKISPMLGTRVDDDTVLVHPSERGRLKQALLKVGWPAEDLAGYVDGEAHPIALDEQDWQLRDYQRRAADAFWAGGSGVVVLPCGAGKTLVGAAAMAQAQATTLILVTNTVAGRQWKRELIARTSLTEEEIGEYSGEKKEIRPVTIATYQVITRKTKGEYRHLELFDSRDWGLVVYDEVHLLPAPVFRMTADLQSRRRLGLTATLVREDGREGDVFSLIGPKRYDVPWRDIEAQGWIAPAECTEVRVTLTDNERLVYATAEAEEKYKLASTAHTKTAVIKSILDKHPGEPTLVIGAYLDQLEELGVELAAPVIQGSTKNKEREALFDAFRHGELNRLVVSKVANFSIDLPEASVAIQVSGTFGSRQEEAQRLGRLLRPKGDGRQAHFYSVVARDTLDAEYAAHRQRFLAEQGYAYTIRDADAYLSGDLG from the coding sequence GTGACAGATGGCCCGCTGATCGTTCAGTCCGACAAGACCGTGCTGCTCGAGGTCGATCACGGGCAGGCGGAGGACGCCCGGATCGCGATCGCGCCGTTCGCCGAGCTCGAGCGCGCGCCCGAGCACGTGCACACCTACCGCATCACCCCGCTGGCGCTGTGGAACGCCCGCGCCGCGGGACACGACGCCGAGCAGGTCGTGCACGCACTGACCAGCTACTCGCGGTTCCCCGTCCCGCAGCCGCTGCTGATCGACATCGTCGACACGATGGGCCGGTTCGGGCGGCTGCAGATCACCAACCACCCGGCGCACGGCCTGGTGATGGCGACGACCGACCGCGCGGTGCTGGAAGAGGTGCTGCGCAACAAGAAGATCAGCCCGATGCTGGGCACCCGGGTCGACGACGACACCGTGCTGGTGCACCCGTCGGAGCGGGGCAGGCTGAAGCAGGCGCTGCTCAAGGTCGGCTGGCCTGCCGAGGACCTCGCCGGCTACGTCGACGGCGAAGCGCATCCGATCGCGCTCGACGAGCAGGACTGGCAGCTGCGCGACTACCAGCGCCGCGCGGCCGACGCGTTCTGGGCCGGCGGCTCGGGCGTGGTCGTCCTGCCCTGTGGCGCGGGCAAGACGCTGGTCGGCGCCGCCGCGATGGCGCAGGCCCAGGCGACGACGCTGATCCTGGTCACCAACACCGTCGCGGGCCGGCAGTGGAAGCGCGAACTGATCGCGCGCACGTCGCTGACCGAGGAGGAGATCGGCGAGTACTCCGGCGAGAAGAAGGAGATCCGGCCGGTCACCATCGCGACCTACCAGGTGATCACCCGCAAGACCAAGGGCGAGTACCGGCACCTGGAGCTGTTCGACTCGCGCGACTGGGGCCTGGTGGTCTACGACGAAGTGCACCTGCTGCCCGCGCCGGTGTTCCGGATGACGGCGGACCTCCAGTCCCGACGCCGTCTCGGCCTCACCGCGACGCTGGTGCGCGAGGACGGGCGCGAGGGCGACGTGTTCTCGCTGATCGGGCCGAAGCGGTACGACGTGCCGTGGCGCGACATCGAGGCACAGGGCTGGATCGCGCCGGCCGAGTGCACCGAGGTGCGCGTGACGCTGACCGACAACGAGCGGCTGGTCTACGCGACGGCCGAGGCCGAGGAGAAGTACAAGCTCGCCTCCACCGCGCACACCAAGACCGCGGTGATCAAGTCCATTTTGGACAAACACCCCGGTGAGCCGACGCTGGTGATCGGCGCGTACCTCGACCAGCTTGAGGAGCTGGGTGTGGAGCTGGCGGCACCGGTTATCCAGGGCTCGACGAAGAACAAGGAGCGCGAGGCGCTGTTCGACGCCTTCCGCCACGGCGAGCTGAACCGGCTCGTGGTGTCGAAGGTCGCGAACTTCTCCATCGACCTGCCGGAGGCGTCGGTCGCGATCCAGGTCTCGGGCACGTTCGGTTCGCGGCAGGAGGAAGCACAGCGGCTGGGCCGGCTGCTCCGTCCCAAGGGCGACGGCCGCCAGGCGCACTTCTACTCCGTCGTCGCCCGCGACACGCTCGACGCGGAGTACGCCGCGCACCGCCAGCGGTTCCTCGCCGAACAGGGCTACGCCTACACGATCCGCGACGCGGACGCCTACCTATCCGGTGATCTCGGCTAG
- a CDS encoding arginase family protein, translated as MPALLVPFHQDERLPDGALPLPGDAVTPDLPDGDLWRRLNALYDDVAGEVARRIDAGERPTVVSGDCLMALPVLAGAQRAGADPSVIWFDAHGDAHTPASSTSGYVGGMALRFALGEAPRALGLDLRPLPEERVTLVDARDLDPAEAEYLASAAIRRTTVAEAAAPEGPVVLHVDLDVIDAGELPGLLFPVSGGPSRDEVVAAVRRVLDSGQVVAFDVACPWHPGQDNDNRARLLAEITG; from the coding sequence GTGCCTGCCCTGCTCGTGCCGTTCCACCAGGATGAGCGACTGCCCGACGGGGCACTTCCGCTGCCCGGCGACGCGGTGACTCCCGACCTGCCCGACGGCGACCTGTGGCGACGCCTCAACGCGCTGTACGACGACGTCGCGGGCGAGGTGGCGCGCAGGATCGACGCGGGCGAGCGGCCGACGGTGGTGTCCGGCGACTGCCTGATGGCGTTGCCCGTGCTGGCCGGCGCGCAGCGCGCAGGCGCCGACCCGTCGGTCATCTGGTTCGACGCACACGGCGACGCGCACACGCCGGCGAGCTCGACCTCGGGTTACGTCGGTGGCATGGCCCTGCGGTTCGCGCTCGGCGAGGCACCGCGAGCGCTGGGGCTGGACCTGCGGCCACTGCCGGAGGAGCGCGTGACGCTGGTCGACGCGCGCGACCTCGACCCGGCCGAGGCCGAGTACCTGGCCTCGGCCGCGATCCGGCGCACGACGGTCGCCGAGGCCGCGGCACCGGAGGGTCCGGTGGTGCTGCACGTCGACCTGGACGTGATCGACGCGGGCGAGCTGCCGGGACTGCTCTTCCCGGTGTCCGGCGGCCCTTCGCGCGACGAGGTGGTGGCCGCGGTGCGCCGGGTCCTGGACAGCGGGCAGGTCGTGGCGTTCGACGTCGCCTGCCCGTGGCATCCGGGGCAGGACAACGACAATCGTGCCCGGCTGCTAGCCGAGATCACCGGATAG
- a CDS encoding DUF4253 domain-containing protein translates to MTTTASYETLPGLDLPAGRWHGPIWLSDEPLAEPGRYRDCIGAFDRTGLWPVLVPHDERFAATGEDWVDDRGRLAPAVHKVEAIDVSETLSRWWDPFCCPGGTGCLRPYGANFPGLARKSQLRVDPLAEAGNTGSILARRGTYRLGLVAVERPADVPAALGWTGMIKSTDQVAAVSAVLRSWEDRFGATLMVLGFDELELSVAAPPRLQGRAIVVAAEHRAFSVRSFSGQPGNLREYAASLVHRRHWRFSWE, encoded by the coding sequence ATGACCACCACCGCTTCATACGAGACGCTGCCGGGCCTGGACCTGCCCGCCGGTCGCTGGCACGGCCCGATCTGGCTGTCCGACGAGCCACTGGCCGAGCCGGGCCGCTACCGCGACTGCATCGGCGCGTTCGACCGCACCGGGCTGTGGCCGGTGCTGGTCCCGCACGACGAGCGCTTCGCGGCGACGGGTGAGGACTGGGTGGACGACCGCGGCCGGCTGGCCCCGGCCGTGCACAAGGTCGAAGCGATCGATGTCAGCGAGACGCTGTCGCGCTGGTGGGACCCGTTCTGCTGCCCGGGCGGCACCGGCTGTCTCCGCCCGTACGGCGCGAACTTCCCGGGCCTGGCGCGGAAGTCCCAGCTGCGCGTGGACCCGCTCGCCGAGGCGGGCAACACCGGCTCCATCCTGGCCCGCCGCGGCACCTACCGGCTGGGCCTGGTCGCGGTCGAGCGGCCCGCGGACGTGCCGGCCGCGCTCGGCTGGACGGGCATGATCAAGTCGACCGACCAGGTCGCCGCCGTCTCCGCGGTGCTGCGCAGCTGGGAGGACAGGTTCGGCGCGACGCTCATGGTGCTGGGCTTCGACGAGCTGGAGCTGTCCGTCGCGGCGCCGCCGCGCCTGCAGGGCCGCGCGATCGTGGTCGCGGCCGAGCACCGGGCGTTCTCGGTGCGCAGCTTCTCGGGCCAGCCGGGCAACCTGCGCGAGTACGCGGCGAGCCTGGTGCACCGGCGGCACTGGCGGTTCTCGTGGGAGTGA
- a CDS encoding DUF72 domain-containing protein, whose protein sequence is MGTSGWRYPPWRGAFYPKGLVQRRELEYLSRRMNTAEINGSFYSLQRPERYRAWFEQTPEDFVFAVKGGRYITHMKRLLDVEVPLANFFASGVLALGHKLGPILWQLPARLAFEPDRLASFFAALPRSTQAAAELAKKHDEKLKGAPHTEPGPDRPLRYALEVRHPSFQTAEFFDLLRDNGIASVVADSAGTWITLEEVTADFVYVRLHGDEELYTSGYSEPALREWAKKIRAWQAGRRDAYVYFDNDAKVKAPGDAIALAELMAG, encoded by the coding sequence ATCGGGACATCGGGCTGGCGGTACCCGCCGTGGCGGGGCGCCTTCTACCCGAAGGGCCTGGTGCAACGGCGTGAGCTGGAGTACCTCTCACGCCGGATGAACACGGCCGAGATCAACGGCTCGTTCTACTCGCTGCAGCGGCCCGAGCGGTACCGCGCGTGGTTCGAGCAGACACCCGAGGACTTCGTGTTCGCCGTCAAGGGCGGCCGGTACATCACGCACATGAAGCGCCTGCTGGACGTCGAGGTCCCGCTGGCGAACTTCTTCGCCTCGGGCGTATTGGCGCTGGGTCACAAGCTCGGACCGATCCTGTGGCAGCTGCCGGCGCGGCTGGCCTTCGAACCCGACCGCCTCGCGAGCTTCTTCGCGGCGCTGCCACGCAGCACGCAGGCGGCGGCAGAACTCGCGAAGAAGCACGACGAGAAGCTGAAGGGCGCACCGCACACGGAGCCCGGCCCCGACCGGCCGCTGCGGTACGCGCTGGAGGTCCGGCATCCGAGCTTCCAGACCGCCGAGTTCTTCGATTTGTTGCGGGACAACGGGATCGCCTCGGTGGTCGCCGATTCGGCCGGCACCTGGATCACGCTGGAGGAGGTCACCGCCGACTTCGTGTACGTGCGTCTGCACGGTGACGAGGAGCTGTACACGAGTGGGTACAGCGAACCGGCGTTACGTGAATGGGCGAAGAAGATCCGCGCCTGGCAGGCGGGCCGGCGCGACGCGTACGTCTATTTCGACAACGACGCGAAGGTGAAAGCGCCGGGTGATGCCATCGCGCTGGCGGAGCTGATGGCGGGTTGA
- a CDS encoding type 1 glutamine amidotransferase domain-containing protein, with translation MANELAGKRIAFVAAPEGVEQVELTEPWKAVQQAGGQPELISTSSGKIQAFNHLDKADTFPVDKVVTDASPDDYDGLVLPGGVANPDFLRMDNNVVQFVGAFFKQQKPVAAICHAPWTLIEADVVRGRRMTSWPSLRTDLRNAGAEWVDEEVVVDSGFVTSRKPDDLPAFCGKLVEEFAEGKHRAQSKSA, from the coding sequence GTGGCGAACGAACTGGCCGGCAAGCGCATCGCATTCGTGGCGGCGCCCGAAGGCGTCGAACAGGTCGAGCTGACCGAGCCGTGGAAGGCGGTGCAGCAGGCGGGTGGCCAGCCCGAGCTCATCTCTACCAGCAGTGGCAAGATCCAGGCTTTCAACCACCTCGACAAGGCGGACACCTTCCCGGTGGACAAGGTCGTGACCGACGCATCGCCGGACGACTACGACGGACTGGTCCTGCCGGGCGGCGTGGCGAACCCGGACTTCCTGCGCATGGACAACAACGTGGTGCAGTTCGTGGGCGCGTTCTTCAAACAGCAGAAGCCCGTCGCGGCGATCTGCCACGCCCCGTGGACACTGATCGAGGCCGACGTGGTGCGTGGCCGCCGGATGACGTCGTGGCCCAGCCTGCGGACCGACCTGCGTAACGCGGGTGCCGAGTGGGTGGACGAGGAAGTCGTGGTGGACAGCGGTTTCGTGACCAGCCGCAAGCCCGACGACCTGCCTGCCTTCTGCGGCAAGCTGGTCGAGGAGTTCGCCGAGGGCAAGCACCGCGCCCAGTCCAAGAGCGCCTGA
- a CDS encoding MurR/RpiR family transcriptional regulator: MLPELIREHAENLSRTDRLIADHLLEHRDEVPFLRAAEIAEQLAVSAASITRFAQRLGFDGYPRFQDAVRQELRTSLTLPTQGGGRFGQLWERELKNLEELRRLPEDLLDAAARLISEARKVWVVGGRVSQASAEMLAYSLGRVRDDVHSLGSAALHEPEALLDIHPEDLLVALTFRRYSRSTAELGRLFAARDVPILLVTDDGSPSLAGLAKLVVRVSSKAPGALPSMTAVTSLALALTLGVVGYCGTGRLEAGERLGRTLHAFED; this comes from the coding sequence GTGCTGCCCGAGCTGATCCGCGAACACGCGGAGAACCTGTCGAGGACCGACCGGCTCATCGCGGACCACCTGCTCGAACACCGCGACGAGGTCCCGTTCCTCCGCGCGGCCGAGATCGCCGAACAGCTCGCCGTCAGCGCCGCGAGCATCACCCGCTTCGCGCAGCGGCTCGGCTTCGACGGCTACCCCCGCTTCCAGGACGCCGTCCGCCAGGAGCTGCGTACGTCGCTCACGCTCCCGACGCAGGGCGGAGGCCGCTTCGGGCAGCTCTGGGAACGCGAGCTGAAGAACCTCGAGGAGCTGCGCCGCCTCCCGGAGGACCTGCTGGACGCCGCCGCGCGCCTGATCTCCGAGGCCCGGAAGGTGTGGGTCGTGGGCGGGCGCGTGTCCCAGGCGTCGGCCGAGATGCTCGCCTATTCCCTCGGCCGGGTCCGCGACGACGTCCACTCCCTCGGCTCGGCCGCGCTGCACGAGCCCGAGGCCCTGCTCGACATCCATCCCGAAGACCTACTCGTGGCCCTGACGTTCCGCCGCTACAGCCGGAGCACGGCCGAGCTCGGCCGCCTCTTCGCCGCCCGGGACGTACCGATCCTGCTGGTCACCGACGACGGCAGCCCCTCACTCGCCGGGCTCGCGAAGCTCGTCGTACGCGTGTCGAGCAAGGCACCCGGCGCGCTGCCGTCGATGACCGCCGTCACCAGCCTCGCGCTCGCGCTCACGCTCGGCGTCGTCGGCTACTGCGGCACCGGCCGGCTCGAAGCGGGCGAACGACTCGGCCGCACGCTGCACGCCTTCGAAGACTGA
- a CDS encoding M20 family metallopeptidase, which produces MTDPKALLDWVTAHRDDMLADLRTYVELESPSSDKESLNSTLAWLGSWLDERIGEPARIHRVDGGERGDIEVRDYPGRGDKPILLLCHYDTVWPLGTLAEIPFRIDGDRGTGPGIFDMKSGLVHAVWALRALDAAGLERPPIRLLLNGDEEIGSLSSRPVIESEAAGVAAALVFEASADGAIKTGRKGVGIFRVDATGVEAHAGLDPDKGCSAIDEIARVVLYLHGLTDREKGTTVNVGVLEGGTRTNVAAGKASAQLDVRVASQEEADRIDRALAELRPHDSRATLTLSGAWNRPVMERTPTTVALYERARAIAAELGVDLRECSVGGASDGNFVAALGVPVLDGFGAVGDGAHARHEHISVQGMLERTALAAATLDALAG; this is translated from the coding sequence GTGACCGACCCGAAAGCGTTGCTGGACTGGGTAACCGCACACCGCGACGACATGCTGGCCGACCTGCGGACGTACGTGGAGCTCGAATCTCCCAGCAGTGACAAGGAATCCCTGAACTCCACACTGGCCTGGCTGGGCTCCTGGCTCGACGAGCGCATCGGCGAGCCTGCCCGGATCCACCGGGTCGACGGCGGTGAGCGCGGCGACATCGAGGTGCGTGACTACCCCGGCCGCGGCGACAAGCCGATCCTGCTGCTGTGCCACTACGACACGGTGTGGCCGCTGGGCACGCTCGCGGAGATACCGTTCCGGATCGACGGCGACCGAGGCACCGGCCCGGGCATCTTCGACATGAAGTCCGGTCTGGTGCACGCCGTGTGGGCGCTCAGGGCACTGGACGCGGCCGGGCTCGAGCGGCCGCCGATCCGATTGCTGCTCAACGGGGACGAGGAGATCGGCAGCCTCTCCTCGCGCCCGGTGATCGAGTCCGAGGCGGCGGGCGTGGCCGCGGCGCTGGTGTTCGAGGCGAGTGCGGACGGCGCGATCAAGACCGGCCGCAAAGGGGTCGGCATCTTCCGGGTGGACGCGACCGGCGTCGAAGCGCACGCGGGCCTGGACCCGGACAAGGGGTGCAGCGCGATCGACGAGATCGCCCGCGTCGTGCTGTACCTGCACGGACTGACCGACCGGGAGAAGGGCACGACGGTCAACGTCGGCGTGCTCGAAGGCGGCACGCGGACGAACGTCGCCGCCGGCAAGGCGAGCGCGCAGCTGGACGTCCGGGTGGCGAGCCAGGAGGAGGCCGACCGGATCGACCGCGCGCTGGCCGAGCTGCGCCCGCACGACTCACGCGCCACGCTCACCCTGTCCGGCGCCTGGAACCGTCCGGTCATGGAACGCACGCCGACGACCGTCGCGCTGTACGAGCGTGCCCGCGCCATCGCCGCCGAGCTGGGTGTCGACCTGCGCGAGTGCTCGGTCGGCGGTGCGAGCGACGGCAATTTCGTTGCCGCGCTGGGAGTTCCGGTCCTCGACGGCTTCGGCGCGGTCGGCGACGGGGCGCACGCGCGGCACGAGCACATCAGCGTCCAGGGCATGCTCGAACGCACCGCGCTCGCGGCGGCCACGCTCGACGCGCTCGCCGGCTAG
- a CDS encoding zinc-dependent alcohol dehydrogenase, with translation MRAVVLTEPEELRLVDLPEPDCGPHEVLVRMRGLGLCGSDLAVYTGSRPVDAPWLMGHEGVGEIVAVGGAVEDRQVGQQVAIEPNYCCGRCPACCAGFTSACPNRVIVGMNHPGLLAEYVAVPAAFTWPAAATVAIEDLVCTEALTVARSAIRRSGVGPGDRCLVVGAGSQGLLLCLALQELGATAFVQEPHEGRVELARSFGAAPVAGDDGFDFLFETSGVPQALHDGLGRVAPGGTALLVGISTRPLELTSADLVYRQITLRGSLIYDHPADFDDTVAVLDRGAITPGKVLQARFDLTEAAEAFASVRSVAGKSWISF, from the coding sequence ATGAGGGCGGTCGTGCTGACCGAGCCCGAGGAGCTGCGGCTGGTCGATCTGCCGGAGCCGGACTGCGGCCCACACGAGGTGCTGGTGCGCATGCGGGGGCTCGGGCTCTGCGGGTCGGACCTGGCGGTCTACACGGGGAGCCGGCCGGTCGACGCGCCCTGGCTGATGGGGCACGAGGGCGTCGGGGAGATCGTCGCCGTCGGTGGCGCCGTCGAGGATCGGCAGGTCGGGCAACAGGTGGCCATCGAGCCCAACTACTGCTGCGGACGCTGTCCCGCGTGCTGTGCGGGGTTCACGTCGGCCTGCCCGAACCGGGTGATCGTCGGCATGAACCATCCCGGTCTGCTGGCCGAGTACGTCGCCGTGCCGGCGGCGTTCACCTGGCCCGCCGCGGCGACCGTCGCGATCGAGGACCTCGTGTGCACCGAGGCGCTGACGGTCGCACGCTCCGCCATCCGCCGTTCGGGCGTCGGGCCCGGTGATCGCTGTCTGGTCGTCGGTGCGGGTTCGCAGGGTTTGCTGCTGTGCCTGGCGTTGCAGGAGCTCGGGGCGACAGCGTTCGTCCAGGAACCCCACGAGGGCCGGGTCGAGCTGGCCCGGTCGTTCGGCGCGGCACCGGTGGCAGGCGACGACGGGTTCGACTTCCTCTTCGAGACCTCCGGGGTGCCGCAGGCGCTGCACGACGGCCTCGGCAGGGTGGCGCCCGGCGGCACCGCGCTGCTCGTCGGCATCAGCACCCGCCCACTGGAGCTGACCAGCGCGGACCTGGTGTACCGCCAGATCACCCTGCGGGGCTCGCTGATCTACGACCACCCGGCGGACTTCGACGACACGGTCGCGGTGCTCGACCGTGGGGCGATCACGCCGGGCAAGGTGCTGCAGGCGCGGTTCGACCTCACGGAGGCGGCCGAAGCCTTCGCCTCCGTGAGGTCGGTCGCCGGGAAGTCCTGGATCTCGTTCTAG
- a CDS encoding o-succinylbenzoate synthase, with product MDSVYAIPLHNRFRGITVREGVLLRGAAGWGEFCPFADYSDVESAPWLAAAVEASEVGWPAPVRDRIEVNTTVPVVSPERAHELVAASGCRTAKVKVADPRSSLVDDCDRVAAVRSALGPGGSIRVDANTAWDVDTAVKSIRELDRAAGGLEYVEQPCPSIEELAAVRRQVDVRIAADESIRRAEDPLKVAVAGAADVAVIKVTPLGGVRRALEVAEACGLPCVVSSAVETSVGLAAGLALAGALPSLDFACGLGTRSLLTGDVTSAELSPVDGWLPVLRTAPEPDLLASVTAPPEVRERWLERLGRVRAVAGL from the coding sequence ATGGACTCCGTGTACGCCATCCCCCTGCACAACCGTTTCCGCGGCATCACCGTCCGGGAGGGCGTGCTGTTGCGCGGGGCGGCGGGCTGGGGGGAGTTCTGCCCGTTCGCCGACTACTCGGACGTCGAGAGCGCGCCGTGGCTGGCCGCCGCCGTCGAGGCGAGCGAGGTCGGCTGGCCCGCGCCGGTGCGCGACCGGATCGAGGTGAACACGACGGTCCCGGTCGTCTCGCCGGAACGGGCACACGAACTGGTGGCCGCGTCCGGCTGCCGCACCGCGAAGGTGAAGGTCGCCGATCCCCGCTCGTCCCTTGTGGACGATTGCGACCGGGTGGCGGCGGTACGGTCGGCGCTGGGCCCGGGCGGCTCGATCCGCGTGGATGCGAACACCGCGTGGGATGTGGACACGGCGGTAAAGTCGATCCGGGAGCTGGACCGGGCGGCGGGCGGGCTGGAGTACGTCGAGCAGCCATGCCCGTCGATCGAGGAACTGGCGGCGGTCCGGCGGCAGGTCGACGTGCGCATCGCGGCGGACGAGTCCATCCGGCGGGCGGAGGACCCGCTGAAGGTGGCGGTCGCGGGGGCGGCGGATGTCGCCGTGATCAAGGTGACCCCCCTCGGCGGTGTGCGTCGGGCGTTGGAGGTGGCCGAGGCCTGTGGACTGCCGTGTGTGGTTTCCTCGGCGGTGGAGACGAGCGTCGGACTGGCAGCGGGCCTCGCCCTGGCCGGAGCGTTGCCGTCACTGGACTTCGCCTGCGGTCTGGGTACTCGCTCGTTGTTGACGGGCGATGTGACGAGCGCGGAACTGTCCCCTGTGGACGGATGGCTCCCAGTGCTGCGGACGGCGCCGGAGCCGGACCTGCTGGCGTCGGTGACGGCCCCGCCGGAGGTGCGGGAGCGGTGGCTGGAGCGGTTGGGCCGGGTACGCGCAGTGGCGGGTCTTTAG